In Synechococcus sp. RS9909, one genomic interval encodes:
- a CDS encoding GNAT family N-acetyltransferase yields the protein MGEAANSCVRALRATDAAACHQLDQAALGGLWSLAQWQRELSEPGRIGLGHLEHHGLIALACGWLVVDELHITAVAVAPGRRRRGYGRQLLVALMKQGRASGARHATLEVASHNRAAVSLYQACGFQTAGCRRNYYSDGGDALIQWCRLGGRG from the coding sequence ATGGGCGAGGCGGCCAACAGCTGCGTGAGGGCGCTCAGGGCCACGGATGCAGCGGCCTGTCATCAACTCGACCAGGCGGCCCTGGGGGGGCTCTGGAGCCTGGCGCAGTGGCAACGCGAACTCTCCGAACCGGGGCGGATTGGCCTCGGCCACCTCGAGCACCACGGCCTGATCGCCCTGGCCTGCGGCTGGCTGGTGGTGGATGAACTGCACATCACCGCCGTCGCCGTGGCACCGGGGCGGCGCCGCCGGGGCTACGGCCGCCAGCTCCTGGTCGCCCTGATGAAGCAGGGCCGGGCCTCTGGAGCACGCCACGCCACCCTGGAAGTGGCCAGCCACAACCGGGCCGCCGTCAGCCTCTATCAGGCTTGCGGCTTCCAGACAGCCGGCTGCCGTCGCAACTACTACAGCGATGGCGGCGATGCCCTGATCCAATGGTGCCGATTGGGCGGCAGGGGTTGA
- the lysA gene encoding diaminopimelate decarboxylase, with protein sequence MPTPFEPGSDPQSPNRNLAPVTAALDDEARLMVGGCRLSALAERYGTPLYVLDEASIRAACRAYREALQRHYPGPSLAVYASKANSSLAMTALVASEGLGLDAVSAGELLTALEGGMPPERIVLHGNNKSDEELLLAYRSGVTVVADNHHDIERLAQLVPDGGAPVRLMLRFTPGIECHTHEYIRTGHLDSKFGFDPDQLESVLRSLKGAAWAEVSGLHAHIGSQIFELDPHRDLAAVMADALRLARGLGHPVEDLNLGGGLGIRYVESDDPPSIDTWVQVVASAVAKACEERQLSLPRLLCEPGRSLVAAAGVTLYRLGSRKEVPGLRTYLSVDGGMSDNPRPITYQSLYTACLADRPQAAATETVTLAGKHCESGDVLLKDVALPASASGDVLVVLATGAYNASMSSNYNRIPRPAAVLVHDGEADLIQRRERPEDLLRYDEIPSRLSPVG encoded by the coding sequence ATGCCGACCCCCTTTGAGCCGGGCTCTGATCCCCAGAGCCCCAACCGCAACCTCGCACCGGTGACCGCGGCCCTGGATGACGAGGCCCGTTTGATGGTGGGCGGCTGCCGCCTCAGTGCCCTGGCTGAGCGCTACGGCACACCGCTGTATGTGCTGGATGAGGCCTCGATCCGCGCCGCCTGCCGCGCCTATCGGGAGGCACTGCAGCGTCACTACCCCGGCCCATCGCTGGCGGTGTATGCCTCCAAGGCCAACAGCTCCCTGGCGATGACGGCCCTGGTGGCGTCCGAAGGACTCGGCCTCGATGCGGTGTCTGCCGGTGAGCTGCTCACGGCCTTGGAGGGAGGCATGCCCCCCGAGCGCATCGTCTTGCATGGCAACAACAAGTCGGATGAGGAGTTGCTGCTGGCATATCGCAGTGGCGTCACGGTGGTGGCCGACAACCACCATGACATCGAACGGCTGGCCCAACTGGTTCCTGACGGGGGTGCGCCAGTGCGGCTGATGCTGCGTTTCACGCCGGGCATCGAGTGCCACACGCACGAGTACATCCGCACGGGCCATCTCGACAGCAAATTCGGCTTTGATCCCGATCAGCTCGAATCGGTGCTCCGTTCCCTCAAGGGTGCGGCCTGGGCCGAGGTGAGCGGACTCCATGCCCATATCGGCTCCCAGATCTTTGAGCTCGATCCCCATCGCGATCTGGCTGCGGTGATGGCGGATGCCTTGCGGCTGGCCCGGGGCCTCGGTCATCCCGTGGAGGATCTGAACCTGGGTGGTGGTCTCGGGATTCGTTATGTCGAATCCGATGATCCGCCGAGCATCGACACCTGGGTGCAGGTGGTGGCCAGCGCCGTGGCGAAAGCTTGTGAAGAACGGCAGTTGAGCCTGCCGCGCCTGCTCTGTGAACCGGGCCGATCCCTGGTGGCCGCCGCCGGCGTGACGCTGTATCGCCTCGGTTCGCGCAAGGAGGTCCCCGGGCTGCGCACCTATCTCTCGGTGGATGGGGGCATGAGTGATAACCCACGCCCGATCACCTATCAGTCGCTCTACACAGCCTGTCTGGCCGACAGACCCCAGGCTGCGGCGACGGAGACCGTCACCCTTGCCGGCAAACACTGCGAATCCGGCGATGTGCTGCTCAAGGATGTGGCGCTGCCCGCCAGTGCCAGCGGTGATGTGCTCGTGGTGTTGGCCACAGGGGCCTACAACGCCTCGATGAGTTCTAACTACAACCGCATCCCGCGCCCGGCGGCGGTGTTGGTGCACGACGGCGAAGCCGACCTGATTCAACGGCGTGAGCGGCCAGAGGATCTGCTGCGCTACGACGAGATCCCGTCTCGCCTCAGCCCGGTAGGCTGA
- the cdaA gene encoding diadenylate cyclase CdaA, protein MNVTGVFHPRLLLDVLFASGLGFLLFSRVNEQRTLWLLRGYLLLVALAWFVQRFANLPLTSKLIDALVLACSLSLAVLWQGELRRLMELLGTGRLAVLLGNPQGKQRATASTVAQLTDAAGRLSKGRRGALIVVDLGSDLRPEDFLNPGVAIDALLSSELLLNLFASDTPLHDGAVLVKGSRIMSAGVILPLSRQGISRYGTRHLAALGITERFDRCICVVVSEETGTLSLANQGRLERPITSSRLQDLLTELMGVSPQAAATKTAAMPVGRSVSVGNQDPLT, encoded by the coding sequence GTGAACGTGACAGGGGTGTTTCATCCGCGCCTGCTGCTTGACGTTCTGTTCGCTTCCGGTCTGGGTTTCCTGCTCTTTTCGAGGGTCAACGAGCAACGGACCCTGTGGTTGCTGCGGGGCTACCTGCTGTTGGTGGCGCTGGCCTGGTTTGTGCAGCGTTTTGCCAACCTGCCGCTCACCTCGAAGCTGATCGATGCCCTGGTGCTCGCCTGCTCCCTGTCGCTGGCGGTGCTCTGGCAGGGGGAATTGCGCCGGTTGATGGAGCTGCTCGGCACCGGTCGTCTCGCCGTTCTGCTCGGCAATCCTCAGGGCAAGCAGCGGGCCACCGCCAGCACGGTGGCCCAGCTCACCGATGCCGCCGGTCGTCTGTCCAAAGGGCGCCGCGGTGCCCTGATCGTGGTGGATCTCGGCAGTGATCTGCGGCCGGAGGATTTTCTCAATCCCGGCGTGGCGATTGATGCCCTCCTGAGCAGCGAGCTGCTGCTCAACCTGTTCGCCTCCGACACGCCTCTCCACGACGGTGCCGTTCTGGTGAAAGGCAGCCGGATCATGTCGGCCGGGGTGATTCTTCCTCTGTCACGTCAGGGCATCAGCCGTTATGGCACCCGCCACCTGGCAGCCCTGGGCATCACCGAGCGGTTCGATCGTTGCATTTGCGTGGTGGTATCCGAAGAGACCGGCACCCTCTCGCTGGCCAATCAGGGCCGTTTGGAGCGCCCGATTACAAGCAGCCGCTTGCAGGATCTGCTCACCGAGTTGATGGGTGTCTCCCCCCAGGCCGCCGCGACCAAAACGGCTGCCATGCCTGTTGGGCGTAGCGTGAGCGTCGGCAACCAGGACCCGCTGACGTGA
- a CDS encoding isoprenyl transferase, producing MSQRLAAHSNDPKLRTLPADLDASRLPAHIAVIMDGNGRWAQARGLPRVMGHRAGVEALKTTLRLCSDWGVSALTAYAFSTENWSRPGDEVNFLMTLFERVLQRELEALEAEQVRIRFLGDLQALPPRLQDLIAEATARTDENAGIHFNVCTNYGGRRELVRAARHLAEQAARGELDPAQIDENRLAAELFTAGEQDPDLLIRTSGERRISNFLLWQLAYAEIHVTEVFWPDFDHAALLAALRDYQSRSRRFGGLQGWSESDALGS from the coding sequence GTGAGCCAACGCTTGGCCGCCCACTCCAATGATCCAAAGCTGAGGACGCTGCCGGCTGACCTCGACGCCAGTCGGTTGCCGGCCCATATCGCTGTGATCATGGACGGCAACGGCCGCTGGGCCCAGGCGCGCGGATTGCCCAGGGTGATGGGGCATCGCGCCGGTGTTGAGGCGCTCAAGACGACGTTGCGTCTCTGCAGCGACTGGGGTGTGTCGGCCCTCACCGCCTATGCCTTCTCCACCGAGAACTGGTCCAGGCCGGGGGATGAGGTCAATTTCCTGATGACCCTGTTCGAGCGGGTGCTGCAGCGGGAGCTGGAGGCGCTGGAGGCGGAGCAGGTGCGGATTCGTTTTCTTGGCGATCTCCAGGCCCTACCGCCACGGTTGCAGGATCTGATCGCCGAGGCGACGGCCCGCACCGATGAGAACGCGGGGATTCATTTCAACGTCTGCACCAACTACGGCGGACGCCGGGAGCTGGTGCGAGCCGCCCGCCATCTGGCGGAGCAGGCGGCCAGGGGGGAGCTCGATCCTGCCCAGATCGATGAAAACCGCCTGGCGGCCGAACTGTTCACCGCCGGTGAGCAGGATCCTGACCTGCTGATCCGCACCAGTGGCGAACGGCGGATCAGCAACTTTCTGCTCTGGCAGCTGGCCTATGCCGAGATCCACGTCACCGAGGTGTTCTGGCCCGATTTCGATCACGCCGCCCTCCTTGCCGCCCTGCGCGATTACCAGAGCCGCAGCCGCCGTTTCGGTGGTCTGCAGGGATGGAGTGAGTCAGACGCTCTGGGATCCTGA
- the bioB gene encoding biotin synthase BioB — MSDELTMAPVERRHDWSVAEIQALLEQPLIELLWRAQQVHRLANPGYRVQLASLLSVKTGGCEEDCAYCPQSMHHSSDVTGQPELDVEPVLERARAAKAAGADRFCMGWAWREIREGAPFESMLAMVRGVRELGLEACVTAGMLTDEQAERLAAAGLTAYNHNLDTSPEHYDQIITTRTYQERLETLQRVRRAGVTLCSGGIIGMGETVQDRASMLQVLAAMDPHPESVPINALVAVEGTPLEEQAPVDPLELVRMVATARILMPTSRVRLSAGREQLSREAQILCLQAGADSIFYGDTLLTTGNPAVEADRALLAAAGVQASWEGSAR, encoded by the coding sequence ATGAGCGATGAGCTGACCATGGCCCCGGTGGAGCGGCGCCATGACTGGAGCGTGGCCGAGATCCAGGCTCTGCTGGAACAGCCCCTGATCGAATTGCTGTGGCGGGCCCAGCAGGTGCATCGCCTCGCCAACCCCGGTTACCGGGTGCAGCTCGCCTCCTTGCTCAGCGTCAAGACCGGGGGCTGCGAGGAAGACTGCGCCTATTGCCCCCAGTCGATGCATCACAGCAGTGATGTGACCGGTCAGCCGGAGCTGGATGTGGAGCCTGTGCTGGAGCGGGCTCGGGCGGCCAAGGCCGCCGGTGCCGATCGGTTCTGCATGGGCTGGGCCTGGCGTGAGATCCGCGAGGGGGCGCCGTTCGAGTCGATGCTGGCGATGGTGCGCGGCGTGCGTGAGCTGGGGCTGGAGGCGTGCGTGACGGCCGGGATGCTCACAGACGAGCAGGCGGAGCGTCTGGCGGCGGCGGGATTGACGGCCTACAACCACAACCTCGACACCAGCCCGGAGCACTACGACCAGATCATCACCACACGCACCTATCAGGAGCGCCTGGAGACCCTGCAGCGGGTGCGGCGCGCCGGCGTGACCCTCTGCAGTGGCGGCATCATCGGTATGGGGGAGACGGTTCAGGACCGGGCTTCGATGCTGCAGGTGCTCGCCGCCATGGATCCCCACCCGGAGAGCGTGCCGATCAATGCCCTCGTTGCCGTGGAAGGCACGCCTCTGGAGGAGCAGGCGCCGGTGGATCCGCTTGAGCTGGTGCGCATGGTGGCGACGGCACGGATCCTGATGCCCACCAGCCGCGTGCGACTCAGCGCAGGGCGAGAACAGCTGAGCCGCGAAGCCCAGATCCTCTGCCTGCAGGCCGGCGCCGATTCGATTTTTTATGGCGACACCCTGCTCACCACCGGCAATCCGGCGGTGGAGGCCGATCGGGCCCTGCTCGCCGCTGCCGGTGTGCAGGCCAGCTGGGAAGGGTCGGCCCGTTGA
- a CDS encoding rhodanese-related sulfurtransferase, whose translation MSERPPILVAAFYAFTPVPEATRQSLLTALPSLAAGAGVLGSVLIAAEGVNGTISGAEAGVEAVLSQLRNALWLGEAPFARLDVKRSWCAHQAFRRFRARRKTEIVSLGCPEVDPHRSVGTYVEPAEWNALIDDPDTLVIDTRNHYEVAIGSFEDAVDPGTASFRQFPAWVEQHLKPRLAQQRPQRIAMFCTGGIRCEKASGYLQQQGFGEVHHLRGGILNYLEQVPEAQSRWRGECFVFDQRVALNHRLEPGVHQLCHACGLPLTPEQLAMDSYIAGVQCLHCVDRFSAADRARFAERQRQLQQRLNSNRR comes from the coding sequence ATGAGCGAGCGACCGCCGATCCTGGTGGCGGCGTTCTATGCCTTCACCCCCGTGCCTGAGGCGACGCGGCAGTCGCTGCTCACGGCTTTGCCGTCGCTGGCAGCCGGCGCGGGGGTGCTCGGATCGGTGTTGATCGCCGCTGAGGGGGTCAACGGCACGATCAGTGGTGCGGAGGCGGGTGTGGAAGCGGTGCTGAGCCAGTTGCGCAACGCCCTGTGGCTGGGGGAGGCGCCCTTTGCTCGGCTGGATGTGAAACGCAGCTGGTGTGCGCACCAGGCCTTTCGTCGCTTCCGGGCCCGCCGCAAGACGGAGATCGTCAGCCTGGGCTGCCCGGAGGTGGATCCGCATCGCAGCGTGGGCACCTATGTGGAGCCCGCCGAGTGGAATGCCCTGATCGATGACCCAGACACCCTGGTGATCGACACACGCAACCACTACGAGGTGGCGATCGGCAGCTTTGAAGACGCCGTCGATCCGGGAACCGCCAGCTTTCGCCAGTTCCCGGCCTGGGTGGAGCAGCACTTGAAGCCGCGGCTGGCGCAGCAGCGACCGCAGCGGATCGCCATGTTCTGCACCGGCGGGATCCGCTGCGAAAAGGCCAGCGGTTATCTGCAGCAGCAGGGATTCGGTGAGGTGCATCACCTGCGCGGCGGCATCCTCAACTACCTTGAGCAGGTGCCCGAAGCGCAGAGCCGCTGGCGGGGGGAATGTTTTGTGTTTGATCAGCGGGTCGCCCTCAACCATCGCCTCGAGCCCGGTGTGCACCAGCTCTGTCATGCCTGTGGTCTGCCGCTGACGCCGGAGCAGCTGGCGATGGACTCCTACATTGCCGGGGTGCAGTGTCTGCACTGCGTCGATCGGTTCAGCGCTGCCGATCGGGCCCGTTTCGCGGAGCGGCAACGCCAGCTTCAGCAACGCCTCAACAGCAACAGGCGCTGA
- a CDS encoding DUF952 domain-containing protein translates to MPARPILYSFRRCPYAIRARLALVAAGLKPGPDLELREVALKAKPPELVEASAKATVPVLVLSQGEVIEESLAIMHWSLALADPGGWLAGWGTSDRATIEALIHENDGPFKHHLDRFKYPDRYPGAGCNPDRQEAHRQEALAILRRWNERLAAAGWLLGPRPSLADWALMPFVRQFRLADPERFDAAQELEPLQNWLARWLQGPELAAVMAAPWAERSPWRSPSWLYHLALRPEWNAARPEGRYRRSTRGQSLEEVGFIHLSAAHQLEATARRFYADLPAGEVLALCIDRQRLISAGLEVRWEPVPGSGELFPHLYGPLPLEAVLLAQPFLR, encoded by the coding sequence ATGCCCGCGCGCCCGATCCTCTACAGCTTCCGCCGCTGCCCCTACGCGATCCGGGCCCGGCTGGCCCTGGTGGCGGCGGGCTTGAAGCCAGGACCTGATCTGGAGCTGCGCGAGGTGGCCCTCAAGGCCAAGCCGCCGGAGCTGGTGGAGGCCTCCGCCAAAGCCACCGTGCCCGTGCTGGTGTTGTCGCAGGGCGAGGTGATCGAGGAGAGCCTGGCGATCATGCACTGGTCGCTGGCCCTGGCCGACCCTGGCGGCTGGCTCGCAGGATGGGGTACGTCCGATCGCGCCACGATCGAGGCCTTGATCCACGAGAACGACGGCCCGTTCAAGCACCATCTCGATCGCTTCAAATATCCGGATCGCTATCCAGGCGCAGGTTGCAATCCCGATCGCCAGGAGGCCCATCGCCAGGAGGCCCTGGCAATTCTGCGGCGCTGGAATGAGCGTTTGGCGGCTGCGGGTTGGCTGCTCGGGCCGCGGCCTTCCCTGGCCGATTGGGCCCTGATGCCGTTTGTGCGCCAGTTTCGTCTCGCCGATCCGGAGCGCTTTGATGCTGCGCAGGAGCTGGAGCCGCTTCAGAACTGGTTGGCGCGTTGGTTGCAGGGCCCCGAGCTTGCGGCGGTGATGGCGGCGCCCTGGGCTGAGCGCAGCCCCTGGCGTTCGCCCAGCTGGCTGTATCACCTGGCGCTGCGGCCGGAGTGGAACGCCGCCCGCCCGGAGGGCCGCTATCGCCGCTCCACCCGCGGCCAGAGCCTGGAGGAGGTGGGCTTCATCCACCTCAGCGCTGCGCATCAGCTGGAGGCCACCGCCCGGCGGTTTTACGCCGATCTGCCGGCCGGTGAGGTGCTGGCGCTGTGCATCGACCGCCAGCGCCTGATCAGCGCCGGCCTGGAGGTGCGCTGGGAGCCGGTGCCGGGGAGCGGCGAGCTGTTTCCGCACCTGTATGGGCCCCTGCCGCTGGAGGCGGTGCTGCTGGCCCAACCTTTTCTGCGTTAA
- a CDS encoding ATP-binding protein, whose amino-acid sequence MSGKSCISLSLVQAEHGFALIGNYRARIADAELQACLGSAGAVVIEGPKACGKTRMAQQVSASSVLLDVDAAARQALAVDPELVLAGPRPRLLDEWQVEPSLWNLVRRSVDQAGDPGQFILTGSAVPADDTARHTGAGRFAFVRLRPMTLMESGVSEQRVSLADLFSGAPPRCADPGLTIADLAELVCRGGWPAQLESSLQASCRAARDYLEQIRQVDVNRVDGRRRDPQRLASLLRALARNVATEVAVSTLAADAGGAEGPLDPRTISDYLQVLERLMVVEHQLAWKPHLRSKAALRQAPRRHFCDPSLAVAALGAGPDRLLRDLELLGLLFESLVIRDLRVFAQALDGEVFHYRDNYGVEVDAIVQLRDGRWGAIEIKLGDRQVDAAAERLLRFRNQIDQRRSGEPAFLAVICGKGYGYLRPDGVALIPIGALAP is encoded by the coding sequence ATGTCCGGCAAATCCTGCATTAGTCTTAGCCTCGTCCAGGCGGAACATGGCTTTGCCTTGATTGGCAACTACCGAGCGAGAATCGCTGACGCTGAGCTCCAGGCCTGCCTGGGCTCTGCGGGAGCCGTGGTGATCGAAGGACCGAAAGCCTGCGGCAAAACGCGGATGGCTCAACAGGTGTCGGCATCCAGCGTGCTCCTCGATGTGGACGCGGCCGCTCGCCAGGCATTGGCGGTGGATCCTGAGCTCGTCCTGGCCGGCCCCAGACCGCGCCTGCTGGATGAGTGGCAGGTAGAGCCATCGCTGTGGAATCTGGTGCGGCGGTCCGTGGACCAGGCTGGCGATCCAGGACAATTCATCCTCACCGGCTCGGCGGTCCCTGCCGACGACACGGCTCGTCACACGGGGGCTGGGCGTTTCGCCTTTGTGCGCCTGCGCCCGATGACCCTGATGGAAAGCGGAGTGTCTGAGCAGAGAGTGTCGCTTGCGGACCTGTTCTCAGGGGCTCCACCGCGCTGCGCCGATCCAGGTCTGACCATTGCCGATCTGGCGGAGTTGGTATGCCGCGGTGGTTGGCCTGCTCAGTTGGAGAGTTCACTGCAGGCGTCGTGTCGCGCGGCGCGGGACTATCTCGAACAGATCCGCCAGGTGGATGTGAATCGGGTGGATGGGCGTCGGCGCGACCCTCAGCGGTTGGCATCCCTGCTCAGAGCACTGGCCCGCAATGTGGCCACAGAGGTCGCCGTGTCCACCCTGGCCGCTGATGCTGGAGGAGCTGAGGGCCCCCTCGATCCGCGCACAATCAGCGATTACCTGCAGGTGCTCGAGCGTTTGATGGTGGTGGAGCACCAACTCGCTTGGAAGCCCCATCTGCGTTCAAAGGCGGCACTCCGCCAGGCACCAAGGCGGCATTTCTGTGATCCTTCTCTCGCGGTGGCGGCTCTTGGCGCTGGTCCTGATCGCTTGCTGCGGGATCTGGAGTTGTTGGGCTTGTTGTTCGAGTCGCTGGTGATTCGTGACTTGCGCGTGTTTGCGCAGGCTCTGGATGGTGAGGTGTTTCACTATCGCGACAATTACGGAGTGGAAGTGGATGCCATCGTGCAGCTGCGTGATGGGCGCTGGGGTGCAATCGAGATCAAGCTCGGCGACCGGCAGGTGGATGCCGCGGCGGAGCGATTGCTGCGCTTTCGCAATCAGATTGATCAGCGCCGCAGCGGTGAACCGGCATTCCTGGCTGTGATCTGCGGTAAGGGATACGGCTATCTGCGCCCGGATGGGGTTGCGTTGATTCCCATCGGAGCGCTGGCGCCATGA
- the lipA gene encoding lipoyl synthase, whose protein sequence is MSPVSRYSSLRPKERLPHWLRRPVGNASALEAVQAVVKQGALHTICEEGRCPNRAECYAAGTATFLLGGSICTRSCAFCQVEKGRAPMALDAGEAERVADAVQRMGLRYVVLTAVARDDLADHGASLFTTTMAAIRARNPLIAIELLTPDFWGGHRECREGEQAQRQRLQTVLAAQPVCFNHNLETVQRLQGEVRRGATYSRSLGLLAAARELAPQIPTKSGLMLGLGETRDEVIATLRDLRAVDCQRLTLGQYLRPSLAHLPVARYWTPEEFDQLGSIARELGFADVRSGPLVRSSYHAAEAG, encoded by the coding sequence ATGAGTCCAGTTAGTCGCTACAGCAGCCTGCGCCCCAAAGAGCGCCTGCCCCACTGGCTGCGCCGACCCGTGGGCAATGCCAGCGCCCTGGAGGCGGTGCAGGCGGTGGTGAAGCAGGGCGCCCTGCACACGATCTGCGAAGAGGGGCGCTGCCCGAACCGGGCCGAGTGCTACGCCGCCGGAACCGCCACCTTCCTGCTGGGGGGATCGATCTGCACCCGCAGCTGCGCCTTCTGTCAGGTGGAGAAGGGCCGGGCACCCATGGCCCTCGATGCAGGCGAAGCGGAACGGGTGGCCGATGCGGTGCAACGCATGGGCCTGCGCTATGTGGTGCTCACCGCGGTCGCCCGCGATGACCTCGCCGATCACGGTGCCAGCCTGTTCACCACCACCATGGCGGCGATCCGGGCCCGCAACCCCCTGATCGCGATCGAGCTGCTCACCCCCGATTTCTGGGGAGGCCACCGGGAGTGCAGGGAGGGCGAACAGGCCCAGCGACAGCGACTCCAGACCGTGCTCGCCGCCCAACCGGTGTGTTTCAACCACAACCTGGAAACGGTGCAGCGCCTGCAGGGGGAGGTGCGCCGGGGCGCGACCTACAGCCGCTCCCTCGGGCTCCTGGCCGCCGCCCGGGAGCTGGCCCCCCAGATCCCCACCAAAAGCGGCCTGATGCTGGGCTTGGGGGAGACGCGCGATGAGGTGATCGCCACGTTGCGGGATCTGCGCGCCGTCGATTGCCAGCGGCTCACCCTGGGGCAGTATCTGCGTCCATCGCTGGCCCACCTGCCGGTGGCGCGTTACTGGACGCCGGAGGAGTTTGACCAGCTGGGCAGCATCGCCCGGGAGCTGGGGTTCGCCGATGTTCGCTCCGGGCCGCTGGTGCGCAGCAGCTATCACGCAGCCGAGGCCGGCTGA
- the recR gene encoding recombination mediator RecR — protein MARLIEQFERLPGIGPRTAQRLALHLLRQPEEQIQSFAEALLAARRQVGQCQTCFHLSAEPTCEICRNPERGTSGLLCVVADSRDLLALERTREYAGRYHVLGGLISPMDGIGPEMLQVSSLVQRVERESTAEVILALTPSVEGDTTSLYLARLLRPFTRVSRIAYGLPVGSELEYADDVTLSRALEGRREVV, from the coding sequence CTGGCCCGGTTGATCGAGCAATTTGAACGATTGCCAGGGATCGGCCCCCGAACCGCGCAGCGGCTGGCGCTGCATCTGTTGCGCCAACCGGAGGAGCAGATCCAGAGCTTCGCGGAGGCGCTGCTGGCGGCCCGTCGCCAGGTGGGGCAGTGCCAGACCTGTTTTCATCTCAGCGCCGAGCCCACCTGTGAGATCTGTCGCAATCCCGAGCGCGGCACCAGCGGACTGCTCTGCGTCGTTGCCGATTCCCGTGATCTGCTCGCCCTGGAGCGCACCAGGGAGTACGCCGGTCGCTATCACGTGCTCGGCGGCTTGATCTCGCCCATGGATGGCATCGGCCCGGAGATGCTGCAGGTGAGCAGCCTGGTGCAGCGGGTGGAACGGGAGTCGACCGCAGAGGTGATCCTGGCGCTCACCCCGAGTGTGGAGGGCGACACCACCAGCCTCTACCTGGCCCGGCTGCTGCGGCCCTTCACCCGGGTGAGCCGAATTGCCTACGGCCTGCCGGTGGGCAGCGAGCTGGAATACGCCGACGATGTCACCCTGAGCCGAGCGCTTGAAGGTCGCCGGGAGGTCGTATGA
- the psbP gene encoding photosystem II reaction center PsbP: MRSILQSPWRLLLALLCVLSLSACAGSTAGLNSFQSPDGRYAFLYPTGWTRVAVSNGPQVVFHDLIHSDETVSLVVSDVDANDDLTQLGSAVAVGERLRRDVIAPQGSGRAADLVEATERESAGHTFYDLEYAVHLQDRDRHELATVVVDRGRLYTLATSTNEERWPKVKGLFERVISSFTLLI, translated from the coding sequence ATGCGCTCGATCCTGCAATCGCCCTGGCGCCTGCTGCTCGCCCTGCTCTGTGTGCTGTCGCTTTCGGCCTGTGCCGGATCCACCGCCGGCCTGAACTCCTTTCAGAGCCCCGATGGCCGCTATGCCTTTCTGTATCCCACCGGCTGGACCCGGGTGGCCGTGAGCAACGGCCCCCAGGTGGTGTTTCACGACCTGATTCACAGCGATGAAACGGTGAGCCTGGTGGTGTCGGATGTGGACGCCAACGATGACCTCACCCAGCTGGGCAGCGCCGTGGCGGTGGGTGAGCGGCTTCGCCGGGATGTGATCGCTCCCCAGGGCAGTGGCCGCGCCGCCGATCTGGTGGAGGCGACGGAGCGGGAGAGCGCCGGTCATACGTTCTACGACCTCGAATATGCCGTGCACCTCCAGGACCGTGACCGTCACGAACTCGCCACCGTGGTGGTGGATCGCGGCCGCCTCTACACCCTGGCCACCAGCACCAATGAGGAGCGCTGGCCGAAGGTGAAGGGTCTGTTCGAAAGGGTGATCAGCTCCTTCACGCTGCTGATCTGA